The Vibrio astriarenae genome contains a region encoding:
- a CDS encoding tetratricopeptide repeat protein gives MIETIIGLLALTLISMFVWVYSLSLRKARLEQEKRDKDKLYKQVLAKSLEQEKQERLAKAEFGHIPSIFYAAKEAEKRNNYVDALKWYEKAGFLNSASAIKAIISICQLHPDNLVLKDKLRFWTQVSKGISGDLDATYRASIMLLGEESMMNYPDKAIEWLEHAATQEHIDSILFLGHWYQSGDSAQQDIDKAIHWNRIAARLGSPLGMIRVGFHYLDGVGTETDTLRAAYWFERASEQGNTKAMLYAGKLWMGRKNSVAYIWLYIASEMGEHDTLPLRDEIAQTLGVDNIINLQGLAKPLLMNIKDGSVVKHSMTRALNNWFRRSVPIPQTQANLNLKLTEKEHRIINHLSSSQVKEPPENEMVALESS, from the coding sequence ATGATTGAAACTATTATCGGATTATTAGCCCTGACACTGATCTCCATGTTTGTGTGGGTCTACTCCTTATCCCTACGTAAAGCTCGCCTTGAACAGGAAAAAAGAGACAAAGATAAGCTATATAAACAGGTGCTTGCAAAATCACTAGAACAAGAGAAGCAAGAGCGATTGGCGAAGGCAGAGTTTGGCCATATTCCAAGTATTTTCTATGCCGCCAAGGAAGCAGAAAAACGCAACAATTATGTCGATGCTCTTAAATGGTATGAAAAAGCAGGCTTTCTCAACAGTGCATCGGCAATCAAAGCGATCATTAGTATCTGTCAATTGCACCCTGATAACCTTGTATTAAAGGATAAACTTCGCTTTTGGACCCAGGTTAGTAAGGGGATCAGTGGCGATCTAGATGCGACCTATCGAGCCTCGATTATGTTACTCGGTGAAGAGAGCATGATGAACTATCCAGACAAGGCGATAGAGTGGCTAGAACACGCGGCAACTCAAGAACATATCGACTCTATTTTGTTTTTAGGACACTGGTACCAATCAGGTGACAGTGCACAGCAAGATATAGATAAGGCGATTCATTGGAATAGAATCGCCGCAAGACTGGGCTCACCTTTAGGTATGATCCGCGTGGGCTTTCATTATCTTGATGGCGTGGGTACCGAGACAGATACCTTGCGTGCTGCATACTGGTTTGAGCGCGCGTCTGAGCAAGGTAACACAAAAGCCATGCTCTATGCTGGCAAGCTATGGATGGGTAGAAAAAACTCCGTTGCCTACATCTGGCTCTATATCGCCAGTGAGATGGGCGAGCATGACACTCTGCCACTTCGAGATGAAATCGCTCAGACTCTTGGGGTCGATAACATCATCAACCTGCAGGGATTAGCTAAGCCTTTATTAATGAATATTAAAGACGGCTCGGTGGTAAAACACAGCATGACTCGAGCGCTCAATAATTGGTTTCGCCGCTCTGTGCCGATTCCACAGACACAAGCAAATTTGAACTTAAAACTCACCGAAAAAGAGCACCGTATCATTAACCATCTTTCGAGTAGCCAAGTAAAAGAGCCACCAGAAAATGAAATGGTGGCTCTCGAAAGCAGTTAG
- a CDS encoding DUF5062 family protein yields the protein MSKVSKIPNEDKLVKKALEVGFKMAKMQGIELPASSQPIKIKAVYLFLVEVNQITPLPESKLDGANIKKRLAIWLHNALPEGDPLK from the coding sequence ATGTCAAAAGTTTCCAAAATACCTAACGAAGATAAGCTGGTTAAAAAGGCGCTGGAAGTGGGTTTTAAGATGGCTAAGATGCAGGGAATTGAGCTGCCTGCATCTTCTCAACCGATTAAAATCAAGGCAGTGTATCTGTTTTTGGTGGAGGTAAATCAAATCACACCGCTGCCAGAAAGCAAACTTGATGGAGCAAACATCAAGAAGCGACTTGCGATTTGGTTACATAATGCCTTGCCAGAAGGTGACCCTCTAAAATAA
- a CDS encoding glycerophosphodiester phosphodiesterase codes for MLTSFLLVRATLLTLFVPLDLWLTSQLMQLHGVSAIANQELLSFFLSPIGFLLSLWVVTHLSFAFFVEHSTISILLAQHDVGKRSILDTFGLLVQRSFRVAKVLLAQSFGISLLLAIVLWCGRWIYGLVLSDWDINYYLDNQASALWFAVGLLVLATLPVVLFVLRYWASWWLALPLSLFQNCTQWELFKQAKRLSAAIYPHILIGHLIWLFARVAIAAMFAAGLLFLLNPILNWATTDPERYPWLMLAGALLFGVALLLSFFDRFIYASCQYYVLRLQTKRLKLVNEQARFIGLKQDTNRRMLMIVAMVSLVSVASYNGYSDIKQFVEHVQTDGSGYVISHRAGGFKYPENSEQGIQYSIELGVKSAEIDVQLTQDGQIVVFHDRDLGRMIGSPLIVEESTYSDIVAVYEQQGQTPPPLLRELLDQYADDIEFNIELKRYNRSLDLAVAMAQLLPNYQQAMIVSSLDSELLAYTMEMMAAQKPEQLPEQLLEQLTEQLRYALIYAAAVGESQLEREVDLLMVSGQWLTAWRILEIQQRGQEVLVWTINDSATMQRMFLLGVDGIITDEPKLAIEAKAAIKELDFSDRALLTLRHWLSL; via the coding sequence ATGTTAACGAGTTTTCTCTTGGTGCGAGCGACGCTGCTGACTCTTTTCGTACCGCTTGATCTATGGTTAACCTCACAACTGATGCAGTTGCATGGCGTAAGTGCAATTGCCAATCAAGAGCTGTTGTCTTTTTTCTTATCGCCGATTGGTTTTTTGCTAAGCTTGTGGGTGGTGACGCACCTAAGTTTTGCCTTTTTCGTTGAGCACTCCACCATCAGTATTTTGTTGGCGCAGCATGATGTGGGTAAGCGTTCTATTCTGGATACCTTCGGGTTACTGGTCCAGCGAAGCTTTAGGGTGGCTAAGGTGTTACTGGCGCAGTCTTTTGGCATCAGTTTACTGTTAGCGATAGTGCTTTGGTGTGGTCGGTGGATCTATGGCTTGGTATTGAGTGATTGGGACATCAACTACTACCTCGATAATCAAGCGAGTGCTTTATGGTTTGCTGTGGGTTTATTGGTACTCGCGACACTGCCAGTGGTTCTTTTCGTTTTAAGATATTGGGCAAGCTGGTGGTTGGCTCTACCTTTGAGCCTATTTCAAAACTGCACGCAGTGGGAGCTCTTTAAACAAGCAAAGCGATTGAGTGCGGCTATTTATCCCCATATTCTCATTGGGCACCTTATTTGGTTGTTTGCTCGAGTTGCCATTGCTGCCATGTTTGCGGCGGGGCTGCTGTTCTTACTTAACCCTATCTTAAATTGGGCAACCACTGACCCAGAGCGATATCCGTGGCTGATGCTTGCTGGTGCATTGCTGTTTGGTGTTGCGTTGCTGCTAAGTTTCTTTGATCGCTTTATTTATGCCAGTTGCCAGTATTACGTGCTGCGCTTGCAAACAAAGCGCCTCAAGCTAGTTAATGAACAGGCTCGATTTATCGGTTTGAAGCAAGATACCAACCGACGTATGTTGATGATCGTGGCAATGGTGTCGTTGGTATCTGTTGCTAGCTACAACGGCTATAGTGACATTAAGCAGTTTGTTGAGCATGTACAAACTGATGGTTCTGGTTACGTCATATCTCATCGCGCAGGGGGTTTTAAATACCCAGAGAACAGTGAGCAGGGCATTCAATACTCAATTGAACTCGGAGTTAAAAGTGCTGAAATCGATGTACAGTTGACCCAAGATGGGCAAATTGTCGTCTTCCACGACCGCGATTTAGGGCGCATGATCGGTTCTCCTCTCATTGTTGAAGAATCAACGTATTCAGATATCGTGGCGGTTTATGAACAGCAAGGTCAAACCCCACCGCCTTTACTGAGGGAACTGCTTGATCAATATGCAGATGATATTGAGTTTAACATTGAACTTAAACGCTATAATCGGAGCCTCGATTTAGCGGTGGCAATGGCGCAACTCCTGCCGAATTATCAACAAGCGATGATCGTTTCGAGTCTAGACAGTGAGTTGCTTGCCTACACCATGGAAATGATGGCGGCCCAGAAACCCGAACAGTTACCCGAACAGCTTCTTGAACAGCTAACTGAACAGCTTCGCTATGCATTAATTTACGCAGCAGCAGTCGGCGAGTCGCAATTAGAGCGTGAAGTGGATTTGCTTATGGTCAGTGGGCAGTGGCTAACGGCATGGCGGATCTTAGAGATTCAGCAAAGGGGGCAAGAAGTCTTGGTGTGGACGATCAATGACTCGGCCACCATGCAGCGAATGTTTTTGTTGGGTGTCGACGGAATAATTACCGATGAGCCGAAACTTGCTATTGAGGCTAAAGCGGCGATCAAAGAGTTAGATTTTTCGGATCGTGCCTTACTCACCCTAAGGCATTGGTTATCACTCTAG
- a CDS encoding cytosolic protein, translated as MFIHHVNGIDWLVITAFEELKPLFIEDAGTTPSCFSAASELSLIDQAKRAYGFLPKLSGVITDTGTFQSKDNLEDMNPQLACLVEGRGRVFIYHGGFVAFVDDEQTFITRMN; from the coding sequence ATGTTTATCCATCATGTTAACGGCATCGACTGGTTAGTTATTACCGCTTTCGAAGAGCTGAAACCTCTATTTATCGAAGACGCTGGAACGACCCCCTCTTGCTTCTCTGCTGCGAGTGAACTGAGCTTGATTGACCAAGCTAAACGAGCTTATGGATTTTTGCCTAAGCTCAGCGGTGTAATCACCGATACAGGCACTTTTCAAAGCAAGGATAATCTAGAAGACATGAACCCACAGCTAGCCTGCTTAGTTGAGGGACGTGGTCGTGTGTTTATCTATCATGGCGGGTTTGTGGCTTTCGTGGATGACGAGCAAACCTTTATCACTCGTATGAACTGA
- the ycfP gene encoding alpha/beta hydrolase YcfP, protein MIIYLHGFDSTSPGNHEKVLQLQFIDEDVRFINYSTLHPKHDMQHLLKEVSKVIEQSGDKDALICGVGLGAYWSERIGFLCGIKQVMFNPNLHPEITMQGRIDRPEEYEDIATKCVEKFREKNKSNCMVVLSREDEIHDNTKTAAELEPYYQVTWDDTQTHKFKKISQHLQAMKAFKEA, encoded by the coding sequence ATGATTATTTATTTGCATGGTTTTGATTCAACAAGCCCTGGTAACCATGAAAAAGTACTTCAGCTGCAGTTTATTGATGAAGACGTTCGCTTTATCAACTACAGCACGCTCCACCCAAAGCATGATATGCAGCACCTTCTGAAAGAAGTATCGAAGGTGATTGAACAGTCTGGAGATAAAGATGCTTTAATCTGTGGGGTTGGACTTGGCGCATACTGGTCTGAACGTATTGGTTTCTTGTGTGGCATCAAACAGGTGATGTTCAACCCAAACCTTCACCCTGAAATCACGATGCAAGGTCGCATTGATCGCCCTGAAGAGTACGAAGACATCGCGACGAAATGTGTAGAAAAATTCCGTGAAAAGAATAAGTCCAATTGTATGGTAGTGTTGTCTCGTGAAGATGAGATCCATGACAACACCAAGACCGCTGCGGAGTTAGAACCCTACTACCAAGTAACTTGGGACGATACCCAAACTCATAAATTCAAAAAGATCTCCCAGCATCTTCAAGCGATGAAGGCGTTTAAAGAGGCGTAA
- the lpoB gene encoding penicillin-binding protein activator LpoB — MKKSVIAMLGLAVILGGCSNKVSYGDAQAVETTTIDFGSTDLQTIVGEMVDSMLMSGSVAAITRDERPIVFVERIKNKTPEHIDTESITDSISTKMLNSGKFRFVDMDRVESVRDQLNFQNNDELVNQSTAIQFGKMVGAQYMLYGNLSSINKQAGNDKDVYYKMTMRLMDLETGLIEWADETEIRKQQSKSFLGL, encoded by the coding sequence ATGAAAAAAAGTGTTATTGCAATGCTCGGCCTTGCCGTCATTCTTGGTGGTTGTTCAAACAAGGTGAGCTACGGTGATGCACAAGCCGTTGAAACCACCACGATTGATTTTGGTTCAACCGATTTACAAACTATCGTAGGTGAAATGGTCGATAGCATGCTGATGTCTGGCTCTGTCGCGGCAATCACCCGTGATGAGCGTCCAATTGTTTTTGTTGAGCGTATCAAGAACAAAACGCCTGAGCACATTGATACAGAGTCAATCACTGACAGTATCAGTACCAAAATGCTTAACTCAGGGAAGTTCCGCTTCGTTGATATGGATCGTGTGGAGTCAGTACGTGACCAGCTAAATTTCCAAAATAATGATGAGCTCGTGAATCAGAGCACGGCCATTCAGTTTGGTAAAATGGTGGGGGCGCAATATATGTTGTACGGCAACCTATCAAGCATTAATAAGCAAGCGGGCAACGATAAAGACGTTTACTACAAAATGACAATGCGCCTGATGGACTTGGAAACAGGCCTTATTGAGTGGGCAGACGAGACTGAAATTCGTAAGCAGCAATCTAAGAGCTTCCTCGGGTTGTAA
- a CDS encoding YcfL family protein has product MKKCLVALMLVVLAGCSTPTAGLRIDSKQQNVIFGDNVLGQRLQVNDIITTEVDGRVRGVVTLESFYKGDQNIQYRFYWYDDQGLEVNTKLGPWKQMVVRGEEIVTISEVTVNPNGRQFRVQIRQAD; this is encoded by the coding sequence ATGAAAAAATGTCTGGTCGCATTAATGTTGGTTGTTTTGGCTGGGTGTTCGACACCGACTGCCGGACTCAGAATCGACAGTAAACAGCAGAATGTCATCTTTGGTGACAATGTTTTAGGGCAACGTCTACAAGTGAACGACATTATTACTACTGAGGTAGATGGTCGTGTAAGAGGCGTTGTTACTCTAGAGAGCTTCTACAAAGGTGATCAAAATATTCAGTACCGTTTCTATTGGTATGATGATCAAGGCCTAGAAGTGAACACCAAACTAGGACCATGGAAACAGATGGTGGTTCGTGGTGAAGAGATTGTAACTATTTCTGAGGTGACGGTGAATCCAAACGGCCGTCAGTTCCGAGTTCAAATTAGACAAGCAGACTAG
- a CDS encoding COG3014 family protein, whose product MELPLKSYSRKAVLLLATVGLVACSNLSVSNLFSHYSVTNQSTRNALVQGDYSAAQKSLESRADQTMLGSFELGRVSFLNEQEALSLSSLQRADTQVRQWQDKPVISITDSLSSAGALAVNDNLTDYHPRDYELGFLHLYLGLNYIYSNDLEGALVEIRRANQVQEAAKQKREKSLKSAESELKSQGIQPNLGTVLSRYPNAGKKLQAVQNGYLFYLSALLYEAERDLNSAYVDYRRALAVMPDNQAIIDGARRVARKLGMRQDLELLEKEYGQTPVLKDGHVRVIVVEERGVVEAMKGWRLDLPIYDSRDNGTIYSIALPYYTGQSQQSWPPLMVNGFSSSGDLLVDVDAMAQQALSEEILGTVTRQAIRVWVKDRIRKRSAGDDDVGNALFSVWNAVTEQPDTRSWQSLPQYVVGSELRIPAGEQTVRVDGVEYPFTVEAGRTVLLWVSRHGNQPVVWHKQLGNL is encoded by the coding sequence ATGGAGCTTCCATTGAAGTCATACTCTCGCAAAGCAGTATTGCTGCTGGCAACGGTAGGGTTAGTTGCTTGTAGTAACTTGTCTGTGAGTAATTTATTCAGTCACTACTCTGTGACCAATCAATCCACCAGAAATGCACTCGTGCAGGGCGATTATAGTGCAGCACAAAAATCGCTTGAAAGTCGTGCTGATCAAACCATGTTGGGCAGCTTTGAGTTAGGACGCGTCTCTTTCTTAAATGAACAAGAAGCCTTGAGCCTATCATCTCTGCAGCGCGCTGATACTCAAGTGCGTCAATGGCAAGACAAGCCCGTCATTTCTATTACTGATAGCTTATCGAGTGCTGGTGCTTTAGCCGTCAACGACAATTTAACCGATTACCACCCGCGTGATTACGAACTGGGCTTTCTTCACCTTTACCTTGGCCTCAACTATATTTATAGCAATGATTTAGAAGGAGCTTTGGTTGAGATTCGACGAGCAAATCAAGTTCAAGAAGCTGCCAAGCAGAAACGCGAGAAAAGCCTTAAGTCAGCGGAAAGTGAGCTCAAATCTCAAGGTATCCAGCCTAATTTGGGGACGGTTTTATCTCGATACCCAAATGCGGGGAAGAAGCTACAAGCCGTTCAAAATGGTTATCTGTTTTATTTATCTGCACTGCTTTACGAAGCAGAGCGAGATTTGAACAGTGCGTATGTTGATTATCGACGCGCCCTAGCCGTGATGCCAGATAATCAGGCCATTATTGATGGTGCGCGAAGAGTTGCAAGAAAACTCGGTATGCGTCAGGACTTAGAGCTGCTCGAAAAAGAGTATGGTCAAACACCAGTACTCAAAGATGGGCACGTTAGAGTGATTGTTGTGGAGGAGCGTGGCGTCGTTGAGGCAATGAAAGGTTGGCGTTTAGATTTACCTATCTATGACAGTCGCGACAACGGTACGATTTATTCTATTGCATTGCCATATTATACCGGTCAGTCACAACAGTCTTGGCCGCCACTGATGGTCAACGGCTTTTCAAGCTCTGGGGATTTGTTAGTGGATGTTGATGCAATGGCTCAACAGGCGCTGTCGGAGGAGATATTGGGCACCGTGACTCGACAGGCGATTCGCGTTTGGGTGAAAGACCGAATCCGTAAGCGATCTGCGGGTGATGATGATGTCGGCAACGCGTTATTCAGTGTATGGAATGCAGTGACAGAGCAACCCGATACACGCTCATGGCAATCTCTACCTCAGTATGTAGTGGGTAGTGAATTACGCATTCCCGCTGGAGAGCAAACGGTACGTGTAGACGGGGTGGAGTATCCGTTTACGGTTGAAGCGGGAAGAACAGTGTTACTTTGGGTTTCTCGACACGGTAATCAGCCAGTAGTTTGGCACAAGCAGTTAGGTAATTTGTAA
- the hinT gene encoding purine nucleoside phosphoramidase: MAEETIFSKIIRKEIPSDIVYQDDLVTAFRDITPRAPVHILIIPNKLIPTVNDIEAEDELVMGRLFTVAKKIAKEEGIADDGFRLIMNCNSHGGQEVYHIHMHLVGGRPLGPLLMS, encoded by the coding sequence ATGGCTGAAGAAACCATATTTAGTAAGATCATTCGTAAAGAGATTCCATCGGATATCGTTTATCAAGATGATCTTGTCACAGCCTTCAGAGACATCACCCCACGTGCTCCAGTTCACATTTTGATCATCCCTAATAAGCTTATCCCGACCGTTAATGATATCGAAGCTGAAGACGAGCTCGTGATGGGACGTCTATTTACAGTGGCAAAGAAAATCGCTAAAGAAGAAGGCATTGCTGATGATGGTTTCCGTCTTATCATGAACTGCAACTCTCATGGTGGACAAGAGGTGTACCATATCCACATGCACTTGGTGGGCGGTCGTCCACTCGGTCCTCTATTAATGAGCTAA
- a CDS encoding DUF1887 family protein, with protein sequence MAIHVGIIDQDPIRLVTPLLDDRSVGRHIVFIGDQSQETMFQRLSSVLAKREITSEFYPIPDVTNSSLIKQSVTQLAETLKQRGENIKLNASCGLRHRLLSVYEVFRSYRWPIFVVEPNSDTLCWLYPDGMKNAQVQDHITISDYLTIFGARAEFNDYELPPLLDQKLYQLGEKWASNALELGPGLATLNYLATTCRKEQCLDVALSEKQQGYRELNMLLDDLVEAKIASYENGVLTFVSEDARRFSNGEWLETLVHSTVKQIQDTMPTIQDRSLNVQVYRQLGDREVRNELDVASVVNNKLHIIECKTKGMRDDGDDTLYKLESLKDLLGGLQARAMLVSFRPLRYNDITRAEDLGLALIGPDELKDLRTHLTQWFQGAGGVEAHIDS encoded by the coding sequence ATGGCAATTCATGTTGGGATTATCGACCAAGACCCTATCCGTCTGGTTACCCCCCTACTTGACGACCGCAGTGTTGGTCGTCACATCGTATTTATTGGCGACCAGAGCCAAGAGACGATGTTTCAGCGCTTATCCAGCGTGTTGGCTAAACGCGAGATTACTTCCGAGTTCTACCCTATTCCTGATGTGACCAACTCTTCTTTGATTAAACAGTCTGTCACACAGCTCGCAGAAACACTCAAACAGCGCGGTGAAAATATTAAGCTCAATGCCAGCTGTGGCTTAAGACACCGCTTGTTGTCAGTATACGAAGTGTTCCGCTCTTACCGTTGGCCTATTTTTGTTGTCGAACCCAATAGCGATACACTGTGTTGGCTTTACCCCGATGGCATGAAAAATGCCCAGGTTCAAGACCACATCACTATTTCAGATTACTTAACCATTTTTGGTGCTCGTGCTGAGTTTAACGACTATGAACTGCCGCCACTGCTTGACCAAAAGCTCTACCAACTGGGAGAAAAATGGGCAAGCAACGCACTCGAACTCGGGCCTGGCCTTGCCACACTCAACTATCTAGCGACAACATGTCGAAAAGAGCAGTGCTTAGACGTGGCGCTTTCTGAAAAGCAGCAAGGATATCGTGAACTCAATATGTTGCTCGATGATCTCGTGGAAGCAAAAATTGCCAGTTACGAAAATGGTGTTTTGACGTTTGTAAGTGAAGATGCCCGCAGATTCTCCAATGGAGAGTGGCTAGAAACGCTTGTTCACAGCACTGTAAAACAGATTCAAGACACAATGCCTACCATCCAAGACCGCTCTCTCAACGTGCAGGTATACCGCCAATTAGGTGATAGAGAGGTGCGCAATGAACTGGATGTGGCCTCGGTAGTGAATAACAAGCTGCACATTATCGAGTGTAAAACCAAGGGCATGCGTGATGATGGTGATGATACCCTATACAAACTTGAATCGCTCAAAGACCTGCTAGGTGGCCTACAAGCAAGAGCGATGCTCGTGAGTTTTAGACCTTTGCGCTATAACGACATTACTCGTGCAGAAGACTTGGGACTGGCTTTGATCGGCCCTGATGAGCTTAAAGACCTGCGTACTCATCTCACACAATGGTTCCAAGGCGCTGGTGGCGTAGAAGCGCACATTGACAGTTAG
- the fadR gene encoding fatty acid metabolism transcriptional regulator FadR, with translation MVIKAKSPAGFAEKYIIESIWNGRFPPGSILPAERELSELIGVTRTTLREVLQRLARDGWLTIQHGKPTKVNQFMETSGLHILDTLMTLDADNATSIVEDLLAARTNISPIFMRYAFKANKEASERTITSIIESCESLLAAESWDSFLEASPYADKIKQEVKDDGERDAEVRQANLVARTFNFYDYMLFQRLAFHSGNQIYGLIFNGLRKLYDRVGSYYFSNPQARQLALDFYKKLLEICETGDRDEILHVVRKYGIESSLIWNQMKTTLPSNFTEDDA, from the coding sequence ATGGTTATTAAGGCAAAAAGCCCTGCGGGATTTGCAGAAAAATACATAATTGAAAGTATCTGGAACGGTCGTTTTCCACCAGGTTCTATCTTACCCGCTGAACGTGAACTGTCTGAACTGATAGGTGTAACTCGAACGACTCTACGCGAAGTGCTGCAACGCCTTGCTCGTGACGGTTGGTTGACGATTCAACACGGTAAACCAACCAAAGTAAATCAGTTTATGGAAACCTCAGGTTTGCATATTTTAGATACGCTGATGACGCTTGATGCCGACAATGCGACGTCGATTGTCGAGGACCTACTTGCCGCGCGTACCAATATCAGTCCTATCTTTATGCGTTACGCCTTTAAAGCCAATAAAGAGGCATCAGAGCGCACGATCACTAGCATTATCGAATCATGTGAAAGTTTGCTTGCCGCTGAATCGTGGGATAGCTTCTTAGAAGCCTCTCCATATGCAGATAAGATCAAACAAGAAGTGAAAGACGATGGCGAGCGTGACGCTGAAGTTCGTCAAGCAAACTTGGTTGCACGTACTTTTAACTTCTATGACTACATGTTGTTCCAGCGTCTTGCGTTCCATTCGGGTAACCAAATTTATGGTCTGATATTTAATGGCCTACGCAAGCTATATGACCGTGTAGGTAGCTACTACTTCTCAAATCCTCAAGCACGCCAGTTGGCGTTAGATTTCTACAAAAAGCTGCTTGAAATTTGTGAGACAGGTGATCGCGATGAGATCCTACATGTTGTGCGCAAATACGGTATAGAGAGTAGCCTAATATGGAATCAGATGAAGACCACACTACCATCAAACTTTACTGAAGATGACGCTTAA
- the nhaB gene encoding Na(+)/H(+) antiporter NhaB: protein MPMTLGNAFIKNFLGKAPDWYKVAIIAFLIINPIVFFFVNPFIAGWLLVAEFIFTLAMALKCYPLQPGGLLAIQAIMIGMTSPDQVYHEIQMNLPVLLLLVFMVAGIYFMKELLLFIFTKILLGVRSKVLLSVAFCFAAAFLSAFLDALTVIAVIISVAVGFYAIYHKVVSGKGSNAQHDHTQDDQLNELTRENLEDYRAFLRSLLMHAGVGTALGGVTTMVGEPQNLVIASQAGWDFGEFIMRMLPVTLPVFFCGILTCVMVEKLKVFGYGSQLPDNVRQILVDFDNEQRKKRTKQDIAKLWIQGAIAVWLILGLALHVAEVGLIGLSVIILATAFTGVIEEHSMGKAFEEALPFTALLAVFFSIVAVIIDQELFAPIIDTVLHIEDSGTQLALFYVANGLLSMVSDNVFVGTVYINEVKTALVEGVINRDQFDLLAVAINTGTNLPSVATPNGQAAFLFLLTSALAPLIRLSYGRMVIMALPYTIVLAIVGFIGIIFFLEPLTAHFYDVGWITHHSGAMSDAVMSHGH from the coding sequence ATGCCAATGACGCTTGGAAACGCCTTTATTAAGAATTTCCTTGGTAAAGCGCCAGATTGGTACAAAGTTGCCATAATTGCATTTTTAATCATCAACCCTATTGTTTTCTTTTTTGTTAATCCATTCATTGCTGGTTGGCTGTTAGTCGCAGAATTTATCTTTACTCTCGCGATGGCGTTAAAGTGCTACCCACTTCAACCTGGTGGTCTTTTGGCTATTCAAGCCATTATGATCGGTATGACAAGCCCTGATCAGGTCTACCATGAAATCCAAATGAACCTACCGGTTCTTCTATTGTTGGTCTTCATGGTCGCAGGCATCTACTTCATGAAAGAATTGCTGCTATTCATTTTCACCAAGATCCTGCTTGGTGTTCGCTCTAAAGTTCTTCTTTCTGTCGCCTTCTGTTTTGCCGCTGCGTTTTTATCCGCCTTCCTTGATGCACTGACAGTTATTGCCGTTATCATCAGTGTTGCCGTCGGCTTCTATGCTATTTACCACAAAGTTGTGTCAGGCAAGGGCTCTAATGCTCAACACGACCACACTCAGGATGATCAACTTAACGAACTCACGCGTGAGAACCTGGAAGATTATCGCGCGTTTCTTCGTTCACTGTTAATGCATGCGGGTGTTGGTACAGCATTAGGTGGTGTAACGACCATGGTTGGAGAGCCTCAAAACTTAGTGATCGCCAGCCAGGCGGGATGGGACTTCGGTGAGTTCATCATGCGTATGCTGCCTGTGACGCTACCCGTGTTCTTCTGCGGTATTTTGACTTGTGTGATGGTGGAAAAGCTCAAAGTCTTCGGCTACGGTTCTCAGCTACCTGATAACGTACGTCAAATCCTTGTTGATTTTGATAACGAGCAGCGTAAAAAGCGCACCAAACAAGATATTGCAAAGCTTTGGATTCAGGGGGCAATTGCCGTTTGGTTGATCCTAGGCCTTGCTCTACACGTCGCTGAAGTGGGCTTGATTGGTCTTTCAGTGATCATTCTAGCAACCGCCTTCACCGGTGTTATCGAAGAGCACTCTATGGGTAAGGCGTTTGAAGAAGCCCTACCCTTCACCGCACTACTTGCTGTGTTTTTCTCAATCGTTGCTGTCATCATTGACCAAGAGTTATTCGCACCAATCATTGATACCGTACTTCACATCGAAGACAGTGGTACACAGCTTGCGCTTTTCTACGTGGCGAATGGCCTGCTATCCATGGTTTCTGATAACGTGTTTGTCGGCACTGTTTATATCAACGAGGTAAAAACAGCGCTAGTGGAAGGCGTGATTAATCGCGACCAGTTTGACTTACTCGCGGTGGCGATCAACACAGGTACTAACCTACCTTCTGTTGCAACGCCAAACGGTCAGGCTGCGTTCTTGTTCCTACTAACGTCAGCACTCGCTCCACTCATTCGCCTCTCTTATGGTCGAATGGTGATCATGGCACTGCCTTACACCATCGTTTTGGCGATCGTGGGCTTCATTGGGATTATCTTCTTCCTCGAGCCACTCACCGCACATTTTTATGATGTAGGATGGATTACACACCATTCTGGCGCGATGTCAGACGCAGTTATGTCCCACGGACACTAA